A part of Streptomyces sp. NBC_01497 genomic DNA contains:
- a CDS encoding RNA polymerase sigma factor SigF has protein sequence MSTASAVPFERTEYATGEAGAEYLRLSDKYGPSASRHAPYALPHVESPAGMAPKDAREISRLFFTRLAELEEGTAEFQYARNTLIELNLALVRYAAGRFRNRSDQMEDIVQVGTIGLIKAIDRFELSREVEFATFAVPYIVGEIKRFFRDTSWAVHVPRRLQELRIDLAKAGDELAQRLDRAPTTSELAAHLRIDEEEVIEGIVAGNGYTAGSIDMPADDSAETVTPLADRLGELDAGLETAENVQALKPLIESLDERERQLLRMRFGDEMTQSEIGEVLGVSQMHVSRLLARVTSRLRKGLLTDC, from the coding sequence GTGTCGACGGCCAGCGCGGTCCCGTTCGAACGCACGGAATACGCAACCGGAGAAGCCGGAGCGGAGTACCTCAGACTTTCCGACAAGTACGGGCCATCTGCCTCCCGTCACGCCCCGTACGCACTGCCGCACGTCGAGTCACCGGCCGGTATGGCGCCCAAGGACGCGCGGGAGATCTCGCGGCTGTTCTTCACCAGGCTGGCCGAGCTGGAGGAGGGCACCGCGGAGTTCCAGTACGCGCGCAACACCCTCATCGAGCTCAACCTGGCGCTGGTGCGCTACGCGGCCGGCCGCTTCCGCAACAGGTCCGACCAGATGGAGGACATCGTCCAGGTCGGCACCATCGGGCTCATCAAGGCGATCGACCGGTTCGAGTTGAGCCGTGAGGTGGAGTTCGCGACCTTCGCCGTGCCGTACATCGTCGGTGAGATCAAGCGCTTCTTCCGGGACACCAGCTGGGCCGTGCACGTGCCGCGCCGCCTGCAGGAGCTGCGCATCGACCTGGCGAAGGCCGGCGACGAGCTGGCGCAGCGGCTGGACCGGGCGCCGACCACCTCCGAACTCGCCGCCCACCTGCGCATCGACGAGGAAGAAGTCATCGAGGGGATCGTCGCCGGCAACGGCTACACGGCGGGCTCCATCGACATGCCGGCCGACGACTCGGCGGAGACGGTCACGCCGCTCGCCGACCGGCTCGGTGAACTGGACGCGGGCCTTGAGACCGCGGAGAACGTCCAGGCGCTGAAGCCGCTGATCGAGTCGCTGGACGAGCGCGAGCGGCAGCTGCTGCGCATGCGTTTCGGCGACGAGATGACGCAGTCGGAGATCGGCGAGGTCCTCGGCGTCTCCCAGATGCACGTCTCCCGGCTGCTGGCCAGGGTCACCAGCCGGCTCCGCAAGGGTCTGCTGACCGACTGCTGA
- a CDS encoding MFS transporter, whose product MAAQAIPNADDQGLYRIRRARIALAVVFCAHGAVTGSFATRIPWIQDHTGIGAGQLGLALAFPAFGSLLAMPLAGGVAHRLGARNALRVLLAAWTLSLVLPSLAPNLGTLCAALFVYGASSGMSDVVMNGIGVETEKRLGKSIMSGLHGMWSAGALIGSASGALAANLGAGARLHHELAAVVLTVTGLVACRSVLDVRSAPEAEAPPRFTLPPRSALLIGLVGFCAVFGEGASLDWSAVYLRDVLSTSAGLAAASTTAFSLTMAVTRIAGDRLVDRFGPVRTVRAGGAFATAGGLLVVFAPGPAFAMGGFALLGIGVAVVVPLAFAAAGRNGPNPNQAIAGVATITYTSGLVAPSVIGGVAHASSLQASFGLVTLLAVGLLAGAGVLHGRPRAAGGAPDGGLRTADGPADHGAADPAPTDPRSTRPAP is encoded by the coding sequence ATGGCAGCGCAGGCGATCCCCAACGCCGACGACCAGGGCCTGTACCGCATACGGAGGGCCAGGATCGCCCTGGCCGTGGTGTTCTGCGCGCACGGCGCCGTCACCGGAAGCTTCGCCACCCGGATCCCCTGGATCCAGGACCACACCGGGATCGGCGCGGGCCAGCTCGGCCTCGCGCTCGCCTTCCCCGCCTTCGGCTCGCTCCTCGCGATGCCGCTGGCCGGCGGGGTGGCCCACCGGCTCGGCGCGCGCAACGCGCTGCGTGTCCTGCTCGCGGCCTGGACGCTCTCGCTGGTCCTGCCCTCGCTGGCACCGAACCTGGGGACGCTGTGCGCGGCACTGTTCGTCTACGGCGCCTCCTCCGGTATGTCCGACGTGGTGATGAACGGCATCGGCGTCGAGACCGAGAAGCGGCTCGGCAAATCGATCATGTCGGGGCTGCACGGCATGTGGAGCGCCGGCGCCCTGATCGGGTCCGCGTCCGGCGCGCTCGCCGCGAACCTCGGCGCGGGCGCCCGCCTCCACCACGAACTGGCCGCCGTCGTGCTGACCGTGACGGGCCTCGTCGCCTGCCGCTCCGTCCTGGACGTACGCAGTGCCCCGGAGGCCGAGGCCCCGCCGCGCTTCACCCTGCCGCCGCGCTCCGCGCTGCTCATCGGACTGGTCGGATTCTGCGCGGTGTTCGGCGAGGGCGCGAGCCTCGACTGGTCGGCGGTCTACCTCCGCGACGTGCTCTCCACCTCCGCCGGCCTCGCGGCCGCTTCCACCACGGCGTTCTCACTGACCATGGCGGTCACGCGGATCGCGGGCGACCGCCTCGTCGACCGGTTCGGGCCGGTGCGCACGGTGCGGGCGGGCGGTGCCTTCGCCACGGCGGGCGGCCTGCTGGTGGTCTTCGCGCCCGGACCCGCGTTCGCCATGGGCGGTTTCGCGCTGCTGGGCATCGGTGTGGCGGTCGTCGTGCCGCTGGCCTTCGCGGCGGCCGGGCGCAACGGGCCGAACCCGAACCAGGCCATCGCGGGCGTCGCCACCATCACGTACACCTCCGGTCTGGTGGCGCCTTCGGTGATCGGCGGCGTGGCCCATGCCAGCTCGCTCCAGGCCTCGTTCGGACTGGTGACGTTGCTGGCCGTGGGACTGCTGGCCGGGGCGGGCGTACTGCACGGCCGCCCCCGCGCGGCCGGCGGCGCCCCGGACGGCGGACTCCGGACGGCCGACGGTCCCGCCGACCACGGCGCCGCCGACCCGGCCCCCACGGACCCCCGGTCCACACGCCCGGCTCCCTGA
- a CDS encoding flavin monoamine oxidase family protein yields MTSTVPTAVSHAHPQPAEGERPLTMSGPDFPYAYDDYLEHPAGLGQIPATEHGTEVAVIGGGLSGVITAYELMKAGLRPVLYEADRIGGRLRTVGFDGCDPSLTAELGAMRFPPSSTALRHYIDLVGLRTAPFPNPLAPGTPSTVVDLKGVSHYARTIADLPQVYRDVMEAWNTCLEEGADFAAMNRALRERDVPTIRKIWSRLVRDLDNQTFYGFLCDSPAFRSFRHREIFGQVGFGTGGWDTDFPNSILEILRVVYTEADDDHQGIVGGSQQLPERLWERAPEKITYWAQGTSLASLHEGGHLPAVTGLRRTAGGGITVTDASGAIRTYRAAVFTAQSWMLLSKIACDDALFPIDHWTAIERTHYMESSKLFLPVDRPFWLDKDPVTGRDTMSMTLTDRMTRGTYLLGDDPDAPAVICLSYTWCDDALKWLPLSANERMEVMLASLGEIYPGVDIRSHVIGSPVTVSWENEPYFMGAFKANLPGHYRYQRRLFTHFMQDTLPADQRGIFLAGDDISWTAGWAEGAVQTALNAVWGVLHHFGGTTDPVNPGPGDLFDALAPVELPED; encoded by the coding sequence ATGACGTCCACGGTGCCCACCGCCGTATCCCACGCCCACCCGCAGCCCGCCGAGGGCGAGCGGCCCCTCACCATGTCGGGTCCCGACTTCCCCTACGCCTACGACGACTACCTGGAGCATCCCGCCGGCCTCGGCCAGATACCCGCGACCGAGCACGGCACCGAGGTCGCCGTCATCGGCGGAGGACTGTCGGGCGTCATCACGGCGTACGAACTGATGAAGGCGGGGCTGCGGCCCGTCCTCTACGAGGCCGACCGGATCGGCGGGCGGCTGCGGACCGTCGGTTTCGACGGGTGCGACCCGTCGCTGACCGCCGAGCTCGGCGCGATGCGCTTCCCGCCGTCGTCGACCGCGCTGCGGCACTACATCGACCTGGTGGGTCTCAGGACGGCCCCGTTCCCCAACCCTCTCGCCCCCGGCACCCCCTCGACGGTGGTGGACCTCAAGGGCGTGTCCCACTACGCCCGCACGATCGCGGACCTGCCGCAGGTGTACCGCGACGTGATGGAAGCCTGGAACACCTGCCTTGAAGAGGGCGCCGACTTCGCCGCGATGAACCGCGCGCTGCGCGAGCGTGACGTGCCCACGATCCGGAAGATCTGGTCGCGGCTGGTGAGGGACCTGGACAACCAGACGTTCTACGGCTTCCTCTGCGACTCGCCAGCCTTCCGGTCCTTCCGGCACCGGGAGATATTCGGCCAGGTCGGCTTCGGCACCGGCGGCTGGGACACCGACTTCCCCAACTCCATCCTGGAGATCCTGCGCGTCGTCTACACCGAGGCCGACGACGACCACCAGGGCATCGTCGGCGGCAGCCAGCAATTGCCCGAGCGGCTGTGGGAGCGCGCGCCGGAGAAGATCACGTACTGGGCGCAGGGCACCTCGCTCGCCTCGCTGCACGAGGGCGGTCACCTGCCGGCCGTGACCGGGCTGCGGCGCACGGCGGGCGGCGGGATCACCGTGACCGACGCGTCCGGCGCCATCCGCACGTACCGCGCGGCCGTCTTCACCGCGCAGTCGTGGATGCTGCTGTCCAAGATCGCGTGCGACGACGCGCTGTTCCCGATCGACCACTGGACGGCCATCGAGCGGACCCACTACATGGAGTCGAGCAAGCTGTTCCTGCCCGTGGACCGGCCGTTCTGGCTGGACAAGGACCCCGTCACCGGGCGTGACACGATGTCCATGACCCTGACGGACCGGATGACCCGGGGCACGTACCTGCTCGGCGACGACCCGGACGCGCCCGCCGTCATCTGCCTGTCCTACACGTGGTGCGACGACGCCCTGAAGTGGCTGCCGCTGTCCGCGAACGAGCGGATGGAGGTGATGCTCGCCTCCCTCGGCGAGATCTATCCCGGCGTCGACATCCGCAGTCACGTCATCGGCAGCCCGGTGACCGTCTCGTGGGAGAACGAGCCGTACTTCATGGGCGCGTTCAAGGCGAACCTGCCCGGTCACTACCGCTACCAGCGGCGGCTGTTCACCCACTTCATGCAGGACACGCTGCCCGCGGACCAGCGCGGGATCTTCCTGGCGGGGGACGACATCTCCTGGACCGCCGGGTGGGCGGAGGGCGCCGTGCAGACGGCGCTGAACGCGGTGTGGGGCGTGCTGCACCATTTCGGTGGCACGACCGACCCGGTGAACCCGGGGCCCGGCGACCTGTTCGACGCGCTGGCCCCGGTCGAACTGCCGGAGGACTAG
- a CDS encoding GuaB1 family IMP dehydrogenase-related protein gives MRFLNDLQPSYDLTYDDVFMVPSRSAVGSRQGVDLSSPDGTGTTIPLVVANMTAIAGRRMAETVARRGGLVVIPQDIPLDVVADVTSWVKARDLVFDTPITLTPTQTVDEALSLLPKRAHGAGIVVDDKQRPVGLVTEHDLSGVDRFTQLSVVMSRELLVISADTDPREAFNILDGAHRKLAPAVDAEGRLVGILTRKGALRATLYTPASDAAGRLRIAAAVGVNGDVEGKAAQLLEAGVDTLVVDTAHGHQESMLTAVRAIRGLAPRVPVVAGNVVAAAGVRDLIEAGADIVKVGVGPGAMCTTRMMTGVGRPQFSAVLECAAEAAKYGKHVWADGGVRHPRDVAMALAAGASNVMIGSWFAGTYESPGDLQQSADGRLYKESFGMASARAVRNRTSEESAYDRARKALFEEGISTSRMFLDPSRPGVEDLIDSIIAGVRSSCTYAGAASLEEFTQKAIVGIQSAAGYAEGKPLSSSWS, from the coding sequence GTGCGTTTTCTCAATGACCTTCAGCCCTCGTACGACCTGACCTACGACGACGTCTTCATGGTGCCGAGCAGGTCGGCCGTCGGATCCCGGCAGGGCGTGGACCTCTCCTCACCCGACGGCACCGGGACGACGATCCCGCTGGTCGTGGCGAACATGACCGCCATCGCGGGCCGCCGCATGGCGGAGACGGTCGCCCGTCGGGGCGGCCTCGTCGTCATCCCGCAGGACATCCCGCTCGATGTCGTCGCGGACGTCACGTCCTGGGTGAAGGCCCGTGACCTGGTCTTCGACACGCCGATCACCCTCACGCCGACGCAGACCGTCGACGAGGCCCTCTCCCTGCTGCCGAAGCGCGCGCACGGCGCGGGCATCGTCGTGGACGACAAGCAGCGGCCCGTCGGCCTCGTCACCGAGCACGACCTGTCCGGCGTCGACCGCTTCACCCAGCTCTCGGTGGTGATGTCCAGGGAGCTGCTGGTGATCTCCGCGGACACGGACCCCCGTGAGGCGTTCAACATCCTGGACGGCGCGCACCGCAAGCTCGCGCCCGCCGTCGACGCGGAGGGGCGCCTGGTGGGCATCCTGACCCGCAAGGGCGCCCTGCGCGCGACGCTCTACACCCCGGCGTCCGACGCGGCCGGCCGGCTCAGGATCGCCGCCGCCGTCGGGGTCAACGGCGATGTCGAGGGCAAGGCGGCGCAGCTGCTGGAGGCCGGGGTCGACACCCTGGTCGTCGACACCGCGCACGGCCACCAGGAGTCGATGCTCACCGCCGTCCGGGCCATCCGCGGCCTCGCGCCGCGCGTGCCCGTCGTCGCGGGCAACGTCGTCGCCGCCGCCGGTGTGCGCGACCTGATCGAGGCGGGCGCCGACATCGTCAAGGTCGGCGTCGGCCCCGGCGCCATGTGCACCACGCGGATGATGACCGGTGTCGGCAGGCCGCAGTTCTCCGCCGTCCTCGAATGCGCCGCCGAGGCGGCGAAGTACGGCAAGCACGTGTGGGCCGACGGCGGGGTGCGGCATCCCAGGGACGTGGCCATGGCGCTCGCCGCCGGCGCGTCCAACGTGATGATCGGGTCCTGGTTCGCCGGGACCTACGAGTCGCCCGGCGACCTGCAGCAGTCCGCCGACGGGCGGCTGTACAAGGAGTCGTTCGGCATGGCGTCCGCCCGCGCCGTACGCAACCGTACGAGCGAGGAGTCGGCCTACGACCGGGCCCGCAAGGCGCTGTTCGAGGAAGGCATCTCCACGTCGCGGATGTTCCTCGACCCGTCGAGGCCGGGTGTCGAGGACCTGATCGACTCGATCATCGCCGGGGTGCGCTCGTCCTGCACGTACGCGGGCGCGGCGTCCCTGGAGGAGTTCACGCAGAAGGCGATCGTCGGAATCCAGAGCGCCGCCGGGTACGCCGAGGGCAAGCCGCTGTCGTCCAGCTGGAGCTGA
- a CDS encoding carbon-nitrogen hydrolase family protein: MPPLRTALLQSSGRPGSTAANLQVLDDAAARAAAAGARLLICPEMFLTGYAIGDEVARLAEPADGPAAEAVAATARRHGLAVLYGYPERDGERVFNSAQLIAADGSRPANYRKTHLFGTFERERFTPGERAVVQADLDGVRLGIMICYDVEFPENVRAHALAGTDLLAVPTAQMRPFEFVAESVVPVRAFENQMYVAYVNRTGPEGPFDFVGLSCLAGPDGTARARAGRGEELVVGDVDPALLAASRAANPYLDDRRPALYASLHDDPLTR, translated from the coding sequence ATGCCCCCGTTGCGCACCGCCCTGCTCCAGAGCTCGGGACGGCCCGGTTCCACGGCCGCGAACCTCCAGGTCCTGGACGACGCCGCGGCCCGCGCCGCGGCAGCGGGCGCGCGGCTGCTGATCTGCCCCGAGATGTTCCTGACGGGGTACGCGATCGGCGACGAGGTGGCCCGCCTCGCCGAGCCCGCCGACGGCCCCGCCGCCGAGGCGGTCGCCGCGACGGCCCGGCGCCACGGCCTCGCCGTGCTGTACGGCTATCCGGAGCGTGACGGCGAACGGGTCTTCAACAGCGCCCAGTTGATCGCCGCGGACGGCAGCCGGCCCGCGAACTACCGCAAGACGCACCTGTTCGGCACGTTCGAGCGCGAACGGTTCACACCGGGGGAGCGAGCGGTGGTCCAGGCCGATCTGGACGGCGTCCGGCTGGGCATCATGATCTGCTACGACGTCGAGTTCCCGGAGAACGTCCGGGCGCACGCCCTGGCCGGTACGGACCTGCTGGCGGTGCCCACGGCGCAGATGCGGCCCTTCGAGTTCGTCGCCGAATCCGTCGTACCGGTCAGGGCGTTCGAGAACCAGATGTACGTCGCCTACGTCAACAGGACCGGACCGGAGGGCCCGTTCGACTTCGTCGGGCTGAGCTGTCTGGCCGGACCCGACGGCACCGCCAGGGCCCGTGCGGGGCGCGGGGAGGAACTGGTCGTCGGGGACGTCGACCCGGCGCTGCTCGCCGCGTCGCGCGCCGCCAATCCGTACCTGGACGACCGGCGGCCCGCGCTTTACGCGAGCCTTCACGACGACCCGCTGACCCGCTGA
- a CDS encoding Lrp/AsnC family transcriptional regulator has protein sequence MRLNDLDERILHALAEDARRSYADIGALVGLSAPAVKRRVDRLRAEGAITGFTVRVDPAALGWRTEGFIEIYCGRNTSPEVIHRGLERFPEVASASTVTGEADAVVQVFAADMRHFEEVLERIASEAYVERTKSVLVLSPLLRRYAAGAPQWPGSRS, from the coding sequence GTGCGACTGAACGACCTGGACGAACGCATCCTGCACGCCCTCGCCGAGGACGCCCGCCGCTCCTACGCGGACATCGGCGCCCTCGTCGGCCTCTCCGCGCCCGCCGTCAAGCGCCGTGTAGACCGGCTGCGCGCCGAGGGCGCCATCACGGGTTTCACCGTACGGGTCGATCCCGCGGCCCTCGGCTGGCGCACCGAGGGCTTCATCGAGATCTACTGCGGGCGCAACACGTCGCCCGAGGTCATCCACCGCGGCCTCGAACGCTTCCCGGAGGTCGCGTCGGCGTCCACCGTCACCGGCGAGGCCGACGCGGTGGTCCAGGTGTTCGCCGCCGACATGCGCCACTTCGAGGAGGTCCTCGAACGCATCGCGAGCGAGGCGTACGTGGAACGCACCAAGTCCGTCCTCGTCCTGTCCCCGCTGCTGCGCAGGTACGCGGCGGGCGCTCCGCAGTGGCCCGGATCACGTTCCTGA
- a CDS encoding LLM class F420-dependent oxidoreductase, translated as MPIKLGLSLPQMKQFNLAQDLVPVARAAEETGYDSLWVFERTLYPTPMTQGLYDVPGLEWPDAYRSVADPLVTLAMAAAVTERVRLGSSVLVAPYHVPFQLARWFATLDVASNGRALAGFGTGWSRDEYAAGSVAPIEKRGAVLDEMLDVFAAVHGPDPVSYQGELSTIAPAEVGPKPARPVPVYLAASGGPALRRLVDRADGWLPVGMSAEQLAGAWQGVRDLADERGRTRPLDVSVRANVVHTPKPFEGEGRQPFQGSVEQIVEDVVAHAAIDGIGEILLDLCHTARDAQELIDVSREVHAAVRAAGV; from the coding sequence ATGCCGATCAAGCTCGGTCTGTCCCTTCCGCAGATGAAACAGTTCAACCTCGCACAGGACCTCGTCCCCGTGGCCCGGGCCGCCGAGGAGACGGGCTACGACAGCCTGTGGGTGTTCGAGCGCACCCTGTACCCCACCCCCATGACCCAGGGCCTGTACGACGTACCCGGCCTCGAATGGCCCGACGCCTACCGGAGCGTCGCCGACCCGCTGGTCACCCTCGCGATGGCCGCGGCGGTCACCGAACGGGTCCGGCTGGGCAGCAGCGTCCTGGTCGCGCCGTACCACGTCCCGTTCCAGCTGGCCCGCTGGTTCGCAACGCTGGACGTGGCGAGCAACGGCCGCGCGCTGGCCGGTTTCGGCACCGGCTGGTCGCGGGACGAGTACGCGGCGGGCTCGGTCGCCCCGATCGAGAAGCGCGGCGCCGTGCTGGACGAGATGCTCGACGTGTTCGCCGCGGTGCACGGCCCCGACCCCGTGTCCTACCAGGGCGAGTTGAGCACCATCGCCCCGGCGGAGGTCGGCCCCAAGCCGGCCCGTCCCGTGCCCGTCTACCTCGCGGCCTCCGGCGGACCGGCACTGCGCCGCCTGGTGGACCGGGCCGACGGCTGGCTGCCGGTCGGCATGTCCGCCGAGCAGCTCGCGGGCGCCTGGCAGGGCGTACGGGACCTGGCGGACGAGCGCGGCAGGACCCGGCCCCTCGACGTCAGCGTCCGGGCCAACGTGGTCCACACGCCGAAGCCGTTCGAGGGGGAGGGCCGCCAGCCCTTCCAGGGCAGCGTGGAGCAGATCGTCGAGGACGTCGTCGCGCACGCGGCGATCGACGGCATCGGGGAGATCCTGCTCGACCTGTGTCACACCGCCCGCGACGCGCAGGAACTGATCGACGTGTCCCGCGAGGTCCACGCGGCGGTGCGCGCGGCCGGCGTCTGA